One window of Gloeothece citriformis PCC 7424 genomic DNA carries:
- a CDS encoding serine hydrolase domain-containing protein, with protein sequence MTTRRQFINHTSNALLGLATFSTISLLNKKLIADPSQDNTIATLEKRIPVLMSQKLVPGVAITIINNGQLYWTRSFGVKNYKTKQPIDNNTIFAAASLTKPLFAYTVLKLCEQGQLHLNSPLTEYTSTPYIKDSRIKQINTRMVLSHTTGFPNWSGNAPVWIERTPGTKFGYSGEGYLYLQKVVEQITGQPLDIYIKNNFLQPWGMKNSSLTWESEFETLATYGHDRAGNPKMMSKPTKAISAGSLRTTATDYAQFLMAMMNPGTLESPYLTQPSIEEMLYPQIKITQSLDWGLGWGIEHTPNGNCFWHWGDVGTFKSFTVASPSLKTGIVILTNSENGLKISEEIVRLAIGGQHPAFRFSMIRY encoded by the coding sequence ATGACAACTCGAAGACAATTTATTAATCACACTAGCAACGCTTTATTAGGTTTAGCCACTTTTAGCACGATTAGTTTACTCAATAAAAAATTAATAGCTGATCCTTCTCAAGATAACACGATCGCTACTTTAGAGAAACGAATTCCTGTTTTAATGAGTCAAAAACTTGTTCCCGGAGTAGCTATAACAATTATCAACAATGGACAATTATATTGGACTCGTAGTTTTGGGGTTAAAAATTATAAAACCAAGCAACCAATAGATAATAATACGATTTTTGCCGCCGCATCTTTAACTAAACCTCTGTTTGCTTATACCGTCCTAAAACTCTGCGAACAAGGGCAATTACACCTCAATAGTCCCTTAACTGAATATACCTCAACTCCCTACATAAAAGACTCTCGAATTAAACAAATTAATACCCGAATGGTATTATCTCATACCACCGGTTTTCCGAATTGGAGTGGTAACGCTCCCGTCTGGATAGAAAGAACCCCCGGCACAAAATTTGGTTACTCTGGGGAAGGCTATTTATACCTACAAAAAGTCGTAGAACAAATTACCGGACAACCTTTAGACATCTACATTAAAAATAACTTTCTTCAACCTTGGGGGATGAAAAATAGTAGTTTAACGTGGGAAAGTGAATTTGAAACCTTAGCGACTTATGGACACGATCGCGCTGGAAATCCTAAAATGATGAGTAAACCGACTAAAGCGATATCCGCCGGCAGTTTACGCACCACAGCAACAGATTATGCTCAATTTCTCATGGCGATGATGAACCCAGGAACTTTAGAGAGTCCCTATTTAACTCAACCCAGTATCGAAGAAATGCTTTACCCTCAAATTAAAATTACTCAATCTTTAGATTGGGGGTTAGGATGGGGAATAGAACATACTCCTAATGGAAATTGTTTTTGGCATTGGGGAGATGTGGGAACATTTAAAAGTTTTACGGTTGCTTCCCCAAGTTTGAAAACGGGAATCGTGATTTTAACTAATAGTGAAAATGGACTGAAAATTTCTGAAGAAATAGTCCGTTTGGCGATAGGAGGACAACATCCCGCTTTCCGATTTAGTATGATTCGTTATTAA
- a CDS encoding Uma2 family endonuclease gives MVSHLENTTNQQEIFYPDSDGQPIANNTIQYRWLVTIQQNIDKIYADNPNVFVAGDLFWYPIEGINTVVNAPDIMVVFGRPKGDRLSYKQWQENNIPPQVFLEILSPSNTSVEMAKKLLFYERYGVEEYYIYDPQTNQLQGWIRGEYGLDAIESLHNWVSPRLKIRFELSPDTLWLYRPDGTKFVSYQEISQQLEQTQQQLEQERQRTEQMEELLKQYKERFGDIPASDANT, from the coding sequence ATGGTTTCTCACCTCGAAAATACCACCAACCAACAAGAGATATTTTATCCCGATAGTGACGGTCAACCTATAGCAAATAATACCATTCAATATCGATGGTTAGTGACTATTCAACAAAATATAGACAAAATTTATGCTGATAATCCTAATGTATTTGTAGCCGGTGATTTATTTTGGTATCCTATCGAGGGCATCAATACCGTTGTCAATGCCCCAGATATTATGGTGGTATTTGGCAGACCTAAAGGCGATCGGTTATCCTATAAACAATGGCAAGAAAATAATATTCCCCCTCAAGTTTTCTTGGAAATTCTTTCTCCTAGTAATACCTCAGTAGAAATGGCTAAAAAATTACTCTTTTATGAACGTTATGGTGTAGAAGAATATTATATTTATGACCCTCAAACTAATCAATTACAAGGTTGGATCAGAGGCGAATATGGACTAGATGCGATTGAATCCCTCCATAATTGGGTTAGTCCTCGTTTAAAGATTCGTTTTGAACTCTCCCCCGATACATTATGGTTATACCGCCCCGATGGGACAAAATTTGTCTCTTATCAAGAAATTAGTCAACAATTAGAACAAACCCAACAACAACTCGAACAAGAACGACAACGAACGGAGCAAATGGAGGAATTGTTAAAACAATATAAAGAACGGTTTGGAGACATACCGGCCTCGGATGCTAACACTTAA